The DNA window AGGCGCCCCCCATCCGAACTCCCTCCCGCCGCGTCTCGTTAGCTATAGGCTAATAAGGATACAATACCGATTTGAGCACAATTTCCAACGGACATCCCGGGCAGATCGCCTACGACGAATACGATCTGGCCAACGGGTTGCATGTGATTCTCTGTGAAGATCACAAAGCGCCGATCGTCTGCGTCAATATCGCATACCATGTCGGTTCGAAGAACGAAACACCGAACCGCGCAGGGTTTGCGCATCTGTTCGAGCATTTGCTCTTCGAAGGCTCGACCAATGTCAAGCGAGGCGATTTCGATAAGTACGTCACCGAGGCCGGCGGCTACAACAATGCCTACACCACCGAGGACAAGACGAATTACTACGAAGTCCTGCCCTCGCATCAGCTCGGCCTTGCGCTATGGCTCGAAAGCGACCGCATGCTCGGTTTCGTACTCGGCGAAGAAAGTTTGCGCACGCAGAAGGACGTCGTCAAAGAAGAAAAACGCGAACGCTACGACAACACACCCTACGGCTCGCTTTCGGAGCGCATGATGCGTCTTGCGTACACCGACTTTCCGTACCGCTGGACCGTCATCGGTGACATGGACACCATCGAAGCTGCGACACTCGACGATGTACGGGATTTTTACACGACCTATTACTCCCCCGCGAACGCGACGCTCGTCGTCTCGGGCGACTTCAAGAACACCGAAGCGAAGCGGTTGATCGAACAGTATTTCGGTCCCATCCCGCGCGGCAGTCGTGACATCGTCCGCCCCCTCTTTGGCGATCTGCCGCAACAAGGCGAACGCCGCGAACTCGTGACGACCGAAGCCGTCCCGTTACCTGCGGTATTTTATGCATACCGCATGCCGCCAGAAGGAACACGCGATGCCATCGCCCTCGATCTGGCAACGGATATTCTTTCGACCGGCAGAAGTTCGCGTCTCTACCAGAAACTGGTGTATCAGGGGAAGCTGGCGTCGGAAGTGTCGGCGTATGTCGATCTTCGCGAAGCGCCGGGGTTGGTGTGGTTTTACGCTGTCGCCAACGAACCCGACCAGCCAATCGCCGCGATCGAAGCGGCGCTCGAAGATGTGATCGCATCGATGCGCTCCGAACTCGTCTCGGAGAACGAGCTGCAAAAAGCAAAGAATAAGATGGAGATGCGCCTCGTGGCAAGCCGAGTCACCGCCAGCGGCAAGGCAGACCAACTTGCCCATGCGCGCACGTTCTTCGGAAATACCGACCGCGTGAATTCGATCGTCGGCGAATACACCAATGCGACGACGGAAGATATCCGCACGGCGTCGGCTGCCTGGCTTAATCCCGACCAACGATGCACGGTGGTGTACCTGCCGCCGAAGGATTGATCGCCAGCGTACACGGAAGTGTACCCTTAAGCACTGTAGCTGACGTAATCGTGCGGGCACGCCGCAGTGTGCCCCACCGTAAATGACTTTCTTGATGACAACTATCGATCGTACAACACCACCTGCCCCGGGGCCGATCACCGAGATCCGCTTTCCGTCATTCGTTTCGACAACGCTATCGAACGGCATCCCGGTCTATCTTGTCGAAAACCACGAGCAGCCGCTCGTGAGCGTCACGCTCTATCTTGGTGGCGGATCCTCGCGCGACACGGCCGCAACCCAGGGCCTAGCGTCGATGGCGGCGGAGATGCTCAATAAGGGCACCGCAACGCGCAGCGCGACCGAGATTGCCGAGACTATCGACTTCGTCGGCGGTTCGCTCGGTGCAAGTGCGTCGTGGGATGCGTCGGTCGTCTCGACGTCGGTACTTTCCCGGTATCTCGATACTGCTATCGGACTGCAATCGGATATCGTCGCGAACCCGGTGTTTGCCGACGAAGAACTTTCGCGTATCAAAACGCAGCGCATTGCGAATATCATGCAGGCCAAGAGCGACCCCGGGTATCTCGCCGATGTCGTATTCTCGAAAGGAGTGTATGGCGATCACCCTTACGGGTTCGAGGCTGCGGGGACGGAAGCCTCGGTGAGCGCGATGCAGAGCGCTTCGCTACGAGAGTTCTATGCAACGCTTCGCGCACTGCCGGGCGCATTTTTCATTGTTGCCGGCGATGTCACCGAAGCGCAGATCGTCGAAAAACTTTCGGCCGCCTTCGGCTCGGCGCTCCGTGGCCAGTCCGCCGTCGGCGCCAGTGCCGTCACGAGCATACCGGCGCTCAACCAGGGCCCGAGAATCACGCTCGTTGAAAAAAAGCAGGCGGTGCAGTCCGCTATCCGCGTCGGCCACCTCGGTATTGCGCGTAACCATCCCGACTACGTGCCGCTGTATGTCCTGAACATGCTGCTCGGTGGGTACTTCAATTCGCGCATCAACCAAAACCTTCGCGAGCGCAACGGGTTTACCTACGGAGCGCGCAGCTACTTCGATGCCCGGAAACAAACCGGTGCGTTTGTCGTCAGTACCGAAGTACGGACCGACGTGACGGCAGCGGCCGTTCTCGAGATCCGCAACGAGATCGAGGCGATCGTCACCAAGCCGGTCGAGCCGCATGAACTGCAGATGGTCCAGCAATATATCATCGGCAGTTTTCCGCTCTCGATCGAGACGCCGCAGCAAGTGGCCAATCGCATCGCGTCGCTTGTGCTTTATGATCTCGGCGCTGATTACTACGACCGCTTCCGCGATCAAGTCGCTGCCGTGACGGCCGATGACCTGCTTCGTGCTGCCAAAGCGCATTTGCATCCTGATGCACTCGTAATTGGTGTCAGCGGCGATGCCAACGCGCTCGAAACAGAGTTGCGGGCATTCGGCGAAGTTGATGTGAAAGAGAGTATTTAGAATGTCAGCTCGAAGACGTCGTGCACGCGCGGCGACGGGCGACGACATCTGCAATCACGATCAGTTAGGACACGTGGATAAACAATTATCGACCTCCGTGAAGAACGCATTCGAAGGAAAAGAGCTGGAATACGCCCAGGAGCTTCTCAAGAAATATCGCGACGTAAAATCCGAGATCGCGAAGGTCATCGTCGGTCAGGATCAGATCGTCGACGAACTGCTCGTCGCATTGCTCGCGCGCGGACATTGCCTGCTCGTCGGCGTGCCCGGTCTTGCGAAGACATTGCTGATCAGCACACTCGCCAAAGTGCTCGACCTTGAGTTCAGTCGCATTCAGTTCACGCCCGATCTGATGCCGACGGATATTACCGGCACCGAGATTCTCGAGCAGAACATCTCGACCGGCGCAAAGGAATTTCGCTTCATCAAAGGACCGATCTTCGCGAACATTATCCTCGCCGACGAGATCAACCGCACGCCACCGAAGACGCAAGCGGCACTGCTCGAAGCCATGCAGGAGCATTCGGTCACGGCGGCGAATGTGACCTATACGCTCGAAGAACCGTTCTTTGTGCTCGCGACCCAAAATCCGATCGAGCAAGAAGGGACGTATCCGCTTCCCGAAGCACAGCTCGACCGTTTCATGCTGAACCTCTGGCTCGATTACCCGAGTGCTGCCGAAGAGGCACAGATCGTCAAGAGCACGACGAGCGAGTACGTACCGAAACTCAACAAAGTATTATCGGCAGGCGAACTTATCGCGTTTCAGGATCTTGTGCGCTACGTACCGGTCGCGGATAACGTGATTGAGTACGCCGTACGCCTCGTGGGTTCGACCAGACCCGGTACGAAAAACGCCGGCGAGTACGTAAAGAAATATGTCAGCTACGGCGCCGGTCCAAGAGCCTCGCAATATCTTGTGCTCGGCGCGAAAGTTCGCGCACTGCTCGACGGTCGGTTTACCCCTGCGCAAGAAGATATCCGTGCGCTCGCGATCCCGACGCTGCGTCATCGCATCGTGCTCAACTTCAATGCCGAGGCCGAAGGCCTCACGCCGATCTCCGTGATCGAAAAACTCGTGAAGGAGGCCTAAGCTTCGGATGCGCCGCTCCTCTCTTCTTGTGTTGATTGTCGTGTTTCTCAGTTCATCGCTTGCCGATGCCAGAACGGTCGCATCCGTGCGCCGGTATTGGATCGAGTTCAGCGACAAAGGCATCGAGCGTGAGTCGTTCGTCCCCGGCAACCCTCTCTATGAGCGCACGCTAGCGCATCTCTCCGCCCGGGCCCGTGCACGGCGCGCACACGCACTCGGTTCGGCGTCGCACATCGTCACCCTTGAGGATGCACCCCTGAGTAGCACATATTTGTCGCAGCTTTCACGACTCGGTATCGTCCCGACACAGCAGATTGTGTGGGAAAATGCGATCAGCGCCGATCTGACACCGGCACAGTTCGATGCCGTGCGCGCACTGCCGTTCGTTCGCTCGGTGCATGCAGTGCTTGCAGCCCAACCCGCGACGCTCGAATCGCAACAGGTGTCGGTGTTTCATTCGATGCCCCAGCTTGCTACCCAGGTAGTGACGACACAAGATTGCAGCTACGATAGCGTCATCTATCACTACGGGTACTCCGACATTGCACTCGGGCTTATTAATGTGCGCCCGTTGCATGCGATGGGCTTCAGCGGTGCAGGAGTCAATTACGGCATACTCGATTGCGGTTTCAACTGGCGCGAGATGCGCACGACAAAACACCACCGCGTGCACGGCGAGTACGATTTTGTCTTTCACGATTCGGTCACCGCAAATCAACCCGAGGACTGGCCGGATCAGGACGGTCACGGTTCGCTCGTGCTTTCTGCGGCAACCGGATATTTGCCCGACAGCGTGATCGGTCCCGCATACGATCCCGACGTGTGGCTTGCAAAGACGGAAGATCTGCGAAGCGAGACTCCGCGCGAAGAAGACAACTATGCGGCGGCGCTCGAATGGATGGAATCGCAAGGCGTCGAGATCACCTCGTCGTCGCTCGGGTATCGCAACTTCGATAGTGGGTTCGTTAGTTATAACTATGCCGATCTCGACGGCCGCACGACAATCTCGAGTCGAGCCGCCGCACGTGCTGCGCACCTCGGCGTGCTCGTGTGTACCGCATCGGGTAACAACAAACAGACCGATCCGCCGTCGCTCATGACGCCCTCGGATGCCGACAGCATCCTTTCCTGCGGCGCGCTCATGTATAACGACACCATCGCGGATTTTTCGTCGAACGGCCCGAGTGCCGACGGCCGCATCAAACCGGACATCAGCGCACCCGGCGTGTGGATCGCAACGATCCATCGCGACGACTCGCTCGGATTCGATACCGGCACGTCGCTCGCGACGCCGCTCGTCAGTGGCGCATGTGTGCTTATCAAACAAGCGCACCCCGAAGCAACCGCCATGCAAATCCGCGATGCTGTACTGGCCTCCGCCCGGCATGTCGTCGATTCGCTGCCGAATAACGTCTATGGCTACGGCGGAATCGATGCGTACAATGCTGCGCTCAAGCTCGGGACAATTATCGGACCGCTGAAGCTGCATCGAATAGACACCACCTATTCGGTCTGTGTCCCGATTGCTGCAAACAACGGCATTCGTTCGGCACATCTGGTCTATTCGCTGGATTCCGGCTCGTTCTCTCAGAGTCTTCCGCTCTCGCTTGCGACCGATTCGCTGATCTACAGTGGCTCGTTCGTGGGCTTGAAGCACGGCACGGTCGTGCAATTTTACGTCGAGGTATTTGACGGCGCAGATACGGCAACCCATTCTCCTCGCACTGCAACCCATGACGTGTACACGTTTACGGTCGGCGACTCGTCGGCAAACCAGCCGTTCCTCGACGCGACGATTCCGCAGTCACCGTCGTCGCTTGCAGTATATCCGAACCCCGCAAGTGATTATGTGATGATACGAACCGTCTCGAACGAATCGACGGCGTTCGAGCTTGGGGATGCGGTCGGCCGCGTGGTCGCATCGTTTACTTGTACGCCAGGTGAACACACCACGCGTATTATGCTTGGTTTGCTTACGAGCGGCACCTACTATCTGCGCGGACGCAGCGCATCGGGAATTGTCTCCATGAGATCGATCGTCGTCGCGCGATGACTTTTCTGAATCCATACGTCCTCTTCGCACTCGTAGCGGCAAGTTTTCCGGTACTGTTTCATCTGTTTGCTCAGCGAAAAGCGCGCCGTGTCGAATTCAGCTCGATTCGGTTTCTCAAGCAGCTCGAGAAGAGCTCGATGCGCAAGGTAAAGCTGCGCCAGATCCTGCTGCTAATTCTTCGTACGCTGCTTATCGCATTCCTGGTGATGTCGTTCGCGCGGCCCGCACTGCGCGGATTTCTCGGTGGGTTCTTCGGTTCGTCGCGAGCGAACACCACAGCGATCATCCTCTTCGATAATTCGGCGTCGACTTCTCGACGTGACGCATCCGGCATCTTCTTCAAACAGGAACAGGACGCTGCCATCAAGATCGCCGATGCACTCGAAGACGGCGACGAACTCATCATCGTCCCGCTCGCGACCATCGAACGCGGCAAAGCCTACCGCCGATTGCACGATCCGCAGGAAATGCGCAAAGCGATCGGAGAAATCATGATCTCGGATGCACGGGCGAAGTTGGCCGACGGTCTTCGCGTCGCGGCATCGGAGCTTGCCCGATCGGCAAACGTCAACCGTGAAGTGTACCTCGTCTGGGACGGACAAACGCGCAACCTCGGCGATCTGCCCAAGTCCGATACCGCACTCCGTCTGTTCGACGAACGCACGAATCTCTTTGTCACCACCGTCGGGACCGCTGCGCCGGTGCGCAATCTTGCGATCGACTCGCTCGTCGCAGTGACCACCGTGTTCGAGCAAGGTAGGCCGATCGAATTCAATGCGTACGTACGCAATACCGGCGACGGAGCAGTCGATAACGCAGTTGTCTCGCTCTTCTTCAATGACGACCGCGTTGCACAGCGATCCGTTACATCGATTGACGCCGGCAAGACGGAAAAGGTCGCGCTCGGCGCACTGCCGAAGCAGACGGGTATTCTGAATGTACGTGCAGAGTTGGAGGACGATGCTCTTCCGTTCGATAACAAGCGGTATTGCTCGATCACGCTTCCGGCGACGAGTCATGTCGCCATCTTTACCAACACCGCTTCGGACGCCGACTTCATGCGACTCGCGCTCGAAGAAACGCTTTCGGAATCCGGCGCCGCGCCGTATGCGATCGAGGTGCACCGGCTCGAAGAACTGCGCATGCTTCCTTCACTCGGCGCGCGGCTCGATGCGGTGATCGTTCAGCTCGGTGCCACCACACCGGATGCGTCGGATTTGAAAGCACTCCGCGCATATCTAAATGCAGGTCATGGTGCTGGGATCGTGCCGGAGCCCGACCTCTCGCTACAAGAGTATAACACGTCCGTCGCTCCGGCGCTTGGGCTGCCGCAACTCGTCTCGCTTGACGGATCGCTCGCTGCAACCGACAAGTATTCGAGCCTCGCGTCGTTCGATCTGGCACATCCCTTCTTTGCAGGGATGTTCGACCAGAACTCGAATCCCAACGGCCGCGGGATCGAGTCGCCGAAGTTCTTTCGTTTCTTCCGCTTTGCAAATGGCGGCGTACCGCTCGTCAAACTCTCGAGCGGTGCCGCGTTGCTCAGCGATGTCGGCGTGGGTAATGGCCACGTACTCTTGTTTGCAGTACCCGCGACATTCGCGTTCAGCGATCTTCCCCGCAAGCCGATTTTCTTACCGCTCATTCGGCGGACGGCTGCATACCTCGCATCACTTCGCGGACGAGATCAGAATATCGTCCCGACCTACACCGCAGGCGACCCGATCGACATTTCGCTTGCGTCTGCCGCAGGAATCCAATCGGGCGAACGTCTGCTCGTTCGCGGACCGAACGGATTCGCGCAGCGCGTGGAAGTGACCGGCTCCGCAAGCGGCACGATGCATGCAGTAGTCGAGCAAGTGCCGTATGCGGGAATCTACTCCGTCTTCAAGGACGCCGATGCGGCGACGCCGGTGGCTGCCGTTGCGGTGAACCCCTCGACGGGCGAATCGTCAGTGAGCACAGCTTCCCAAAGCGAGATGAACTCCGCACTCTCGAGGGTTGCCGCATCGAAGGCCGCGCTCCATACGCTCACGGCATCCGGCAAGGACCTTGCCGAGGCGATCCGTCGCTCGCGCTTCGGCGTCGAGCTCTGGCAGTTATTCCTCGCGCTAGCGATCGTTTGCGCCGTCGCCGAGATGCTAATCGCGCGCGAGGGGAAACACGAATAAGGCAGATTAATAGTTGTTCGGGCGGATACAATGATCCGCCCGAGATCTTATCACTCTTCCGTGATTGTGAATACTGGCCGTTGCCGGCGCTTCTTGTCGGTCACCGTTGCGTCGCTCTTGCTTGGGTTCTGCTTCGCGGCGCAACAGGGACGAATCGGCGCCGAGAGGCCCGCCGCCTGCAGCGACATCGTGCAGATGAAGAGCCCGGCCGCCGAAGCGAGCTTAATGCGCTGTCTCGTACTCATACTGCGGCTCCCATCCGTTCTCTCCGTCTTTCAAGAGTTCGAAGAAATGCCAGATCCCCGAGTACATATCGGTCGGCCCGAACTCGTCGTATGCGATGCGTGTGACGGAACCGTCCGCCTCCCGGTGGAAGGTTGAATATCCCGGTTGCGGATAGCTCTTGCCGTCTTTCTCATAGGCAAAGCCCATGTCCTTGGTGAACTGCATATCGCGATCGGAGAACATTCGCAGGCGCCATCCACGGCTGGCAGCAAACTCCTTTTGCACTTCCGGCGAATTCGGCGAGACGACGGCGAGCGCCGCACGATTCTCGATATGTTTCGATATGCCGTTGATCTCGTCAGCCCAAAGCGTGCAGTAGCGACAGCCCTTCCCCATGTTATGAATGAGGATGAGATCGTCCTTGTCGCCAAAAAGATCGGCGAGCGCAACTTCTTTGCCGTTGCCGTCGATCAGACGATAAGAACTGCTGACTGTTTGTGCCGACGAGCGCAGGATTTCGATGATCTGCATACGGCGCTCGAAGATCTCCTTCTGGATCGCTTCGACCTGCGGATTCCCGTAGAGACCGGGGTATTGGTTTTGTGCTGTTTTCATTATCGTATCGTTGAAGGTGGTGTAATAATAACGATACAAAGATACCGGGACCCTGCCCCTCCGTGGTTTCGGAAAATTGCTATTTGCCGACCATCTCGTTGTCGTTCGATACGGAAGCAGGCGGGTTCTTTCGGTATTTTGACGGTGGGACGCCGTATTCCTTGCGAAAGGCGTCGGAGAATACGGGAAGATTCTCGAATCCGACCCGGATGGCAATATCGCCGATGGGGGTGTCAGAGTTTCGCAGCAGCTCAGCGGCTTTCGAGAGTCTGCGCAACAGAAGGTACCGGTACGGTGTCACTTCGAACACGCTTCGGAACAATCGCAGGAAGTGATACTGCGATACGCATGCAACTTCGGCAAGGTATTCGACCGTAATATCGCGCTCGTAGTGTAAGTCGATATATGCCTTTGCTTCGGCGAGCCGGTAATAGACGGAATGACGAGCATCGGGGCGTTGCAAGGGGACGCGCTCGACCTCTTCGGCCATCGTTCGGCGCGCGCGCATCGCACTTTCGAGGATCAACTCGACTCCG is part of the Bacteroidota bacterium genome and encodes:
- a CDS encoding insulinase family protein, which codes for MSTISNGHPGQIAYDEYDLANGLHVILCEDHKAPIVCVNIAYHVGSKNETPNRAGFAHLFEHLLFEGSTNVKRGDFDKYVTEAGGYNNAYTTEDKTNYYEVLPSHQLGLALWLESDRMLGFVLGEESLRTQKDVVKEEKRERYDNTPYGSLSERMMRLAYTDFPYRWTVIGDMDTIEAATLDDVRDFYTTYYSPANATLVVSGDFKNTEAKRLIEQYFGPIPRGSRDIVRPLFGDLPQQGERRELVTTEAVPLPAVFYAYRMPPEGTRDAIALDLATDILSTGRSSRLYQKLVYQGKLASEVSAYVDLREAPGLVWFYAVANEPDQPIAAIEAALEDVIASMRSELVSENELQKAKNKMEMRLVASRVTASGKADQLAHARTFFGNTDRVNSIVGEYTNATTEDIRTASAAWLNPDQRCTVVYLPPKD
- a CDS encoding DUF899 family protein, which gives rise to MKTAQNQYPGLYGNPQVEAIQKEIFERRMQIIEILRSSAQTVSSSYRLIDGNGKEVALADLFGDKDDLILIHNMGKGCRYCTLWADEINGISKHIENRAALAVVSPNSPEVQKEFAASRGWRLRMFSDRDMQFTKDMGFAYEKDGKSYPQPGYSTFHREADGSVTRIAYDEFGPTDMYSGIWHFFELLKDGENGWEPQYEYETAH
- a CDS encoding MoxR family ATPase, encoding MSARRRRARAATGDDICNHDQLGHVDKQLSTSVKNAFEGKELEYAQELLKKYRDVKSEIAKVIVGQDQIVDELLVALLARGHCLLVGVPGLAKTLLISTLAKVLDLEFSRIQFTPDLMPTDITGTEILEQNISTGAKEFRFIKGPIFANIILADEINRTPPKTQAALLEAMQEHSVTAANVTYTLEEPFFVLATQNPIEQEGTYPLPEAQLDRFMLNLWLDYPSAAEEAQIVKSTTSEYVPKLNKVLSAGELIAFQDLVRYVPVADNVIEYAVRLVGSTRPGTKNAGEYVKKYVSYGAGPRASQYLVLGAKVRALLDGRFTPAQEDIRALAIPTLRHRIVLNFNAEAEGLTPISVIEKLVKEA
- a CDS encoding S8 family peptidase produces the protein MRRSSLLVLIVVFLSSSLADARTVASVRRYWIEFSDKGIERESFVPGNPLYERTLAHLSARARARRAHALGSASHIVTLEDAPLSSTYLSQLSRLGIVPTQQIVWENAISADLTPAQFDAVRALPFVRSVHAVLAAQPATLESQQVSVFHSMPQLATQVVTTQDCSYDSVIYHYGYSDIALGLINVRPLHAMGFSGAGVNYGILDCGFNWREMRTTKHHRVHGEYDFVFHDSVTANQPEDWPDQDGHGSLVLSAATGYLPDSVIGPAYDPDVWLAKTEDLRSETPREEDNYAAALEWMESQGVEITSSSLGYRNFDSGFVSYNYADLDGRTTISSRAAARAAHLGVLVCTASGNNKQTDPPSLMTPSDADSILSCGALMYNDTIADFSSNGPSADGRIKPDISAPGVWIATIHRDDSLGFDTGTSLATPLVSGACVLIKQAHPEATAMQIRDAVLASARHVVDSLPNNVYGYGGIDAYNAALKLGTIIGPLKLHRIDTTYSVCVPIAANNGIRSAHLVYSLDSGSFSQSLPLSLATDSLIYSGSFVGLKHGTVVQFYVEVFDGADTATHSPRTATHDVYTFTVGDSSANQPFLDATIPQSPSSLAVYPNPASDYVMIRTVSNESTAFELGDAVGRVVASFTCTPGEHTTRIMLGLLTSGTYYLRGRSASGIVSMRSIVVAR
- a CDS encoding BatA domain-containing protein; its protein translation is MTFLNPYVLFALVAASFPVLFHLFAQRKARRVEFSSIRFLKQLEKSSMRKVKLRQILLLILRTLLIAFLVMSFARPALRGFLGGFFGSSRANTTAIILFDNSASTSRRDASGIFFKQEQDAAIKIADALEDGDELIIVPLATIERGKAYRRLHDPQEMRKAIGEIMISDARAKLADGLRVAASELARSANVNREVYLVWDGQTRNLGDLPKSDTALRLFDERTNLFVTTVGTAAPVRNLAIDSLVAVTTVFEQGRPIEFNAYVRNTGDGAVDNAVVSLFFNDDRVAQRSVTSIDAGKTEKVALGALPKQTGILNVRAELEDDALPFDNKRYCSITLPATSHVAIFTNTASDADFMRLALEETLSESGAAPYAIEVHRLEELRMLPSLGARLDAVIVQLGATTPDASDLKALRAYLNAGHGAGIVPEPDLSLQEYNTSVAPALGLPQLVSLDGSLAATDKYSSLASFDLAHPFFAGMFDQNSNPNGRGIESPKFFRFFRFANGGVPLVKLSSGAALLSDVGVGNGHVLLFAVPATFAFSDLPRKPIFLPLIRRTAAYLASLRGRDQNIVPTYTAGDPIDISLASAAGIQSGERLLVRGPNGFAQRVEVTGSASGTMHAVVEQVPYAGIYSVFKDADAATPVAAVAVNPSTGESSVSTASQSEMNSALSRVAASKAALHTLTASGKDLAEAIRRSRFGVELWQLFLALAIVCAVAEMLIAREGKHE
- a CDS encoding helix-turn-helix transcriptional regulator; amino-acid sequence: MEPDRRTQIEQLAKEMESLIDRSDDGASADAVIVFGSEAYNPFIEQLRRYRTLAPALRATEDDERTPLESGVELILESAMRARRTMAEEVERVPLQRPDARHSVYYRLAEAKAYIDLHYERDITVEYLAEVACVSQYHFLRLFRSVFEVTPYRYLLLRRLSKAAELLRNSDTPIGDIAIRVGFENLPVFSDAFRKEYGVPPSKYRKNPPASVSNDNEMVGK
- a CDS encoding insulinase family protein, with the translated sequence MTTIDRTTPPAPGPITEIRFPSFVSTTLSNGIPVYLVENHEQPLVSVTLYLGGGSSRDTAATQGLASMAAEMLNKGTATRSATEIAETIDFVGGSLGASASWDASVVSTSVLSRYLDTAIGLQSDIVANPVFADEELSRIKTQRIANIMQAKSDPGYLADVVFSKGVYGDHPYGFEAAGTEASVSAMQSASLREFYATLRALPGAFFIVAGDVTEAQIVEKLSAAFGSALRGQSAVGASAVTSIPALNQGPRITLVEKKQAVQSAIRVGHLGIARNHPDYVPLYVLNMLLGGYFNSRINQNLRERNGFTYGARSYFDARKQTGAFVVSTEVRTDVTAAAVLEIRNEIEAIVTKPVEPHELQMVQQYIIGSFPLSIETPQQVANRIASLVLYDLGADYYDRFRDQVAAVTADDLLRAAKAHLHPDALVIGVSGDANALETELRAFGEVDVKESI